A genomic segment from Rhizobium sp. NLR16a encodes:
- a CDS encoding M23 family metallopeptidase, with protein sequence MMTEKMMIRSLGNEPPLLADGRRAPDKREVSLRWLSGTFLTGITSSVLMGVALFAALDGRQQLAIPAEAYASAAAEAHVDTTVVRGGRLIAPAIAAKPSDRAIMEVSTVVHDGEKEVVRRQPFAHVKMTLAANHVTTEDYPDFDPLAIFSADEPQPAPQSRTGALYGSDVESEVSLKTVPFPTAKTGMKMASGLSLEEVEENVRSNGSVLTDGNTQLAALYYVDPRRFSNEETDVDLTAGLSARVLEQNMTVSAPESITPQTEEFADDVLPVRADTPIAKALTDSGYPQQYADGIANYISQQLGASDLEKGDVLRIGIIQKGEQAKIIRASVYRGTRHLVTVALDDKGKYVPGSEPPMLDAIATAFDDNTFAPPPGQNLPRVYDGIYRAALSYGMTKDMTALIIKLLASNVDFQAQLRPTDKLEAFFSVADSTGQATEDSELLYVNARFGDTQTRFYRFQDPDDGTVDYFDENGKSIRQFLLRNPVPNGIFKSGFGMRRHPILGFARMHTGVDWAAPRGTAIIAAGNGTVEKAGWDSGGYGNQTIIRHANGYESSYNHQSAIAKGVVPGAKIRQGQVIGWVGTTGESTGPHLHYELIVNGTKVDPLRIRLPGGKSLQGEPLAKFEDERKRIDTLLNNQTPDQVASK encoded by the coding sequence ATGATGACGGAGAAAATGATGATCCGCTCGTTGGGCAACGAGCCTCCGCTTCTGGCCGACGGCAGGCGTGCGCCGGACAAGCGCGAAGTTTCCCTGCGCTGGCTCTCGGGCACGTTCCTCACCGGTATCACGTCGTCTGTTCTGATGGGCGTCGCGCTATTTGCCGCACTTGATGGCCGTCAGCAGCTGGCGATCCCTGCAGAGGCCTATGCGAGTGCTGCCGCAGAGGCCCATGTAGACACGACCGTGGTCCGCGGCGGCCGGCTGATCGCTCCTGCGATCGCCGCGAAACCTTCGGATCGGGCGATCATGGAAGTATCGACCGTCGTCCATGACGGCGAGAAGGAAGTCGTGCGCCGCCAGCCCTTCGCCCATGTGAAGATGACGCTGGCCGCCAACCATGTGACGACAGAGGACTACCCCGATTTCGATCCCCTGGCGATATTTTCCGCCGACGAACCGCAGCCCGCTCCGCAGAGCCGCACCGGCGCACTCTATGGCTCCGACGTTGAATCCGAAGTCAGCCTGAAGACCGTTCCCTTCCCGACCGCCAAGACCGGTATGAAAATGGCCTCTGGCCTGTCGCTCGAGGAGGTAGAGGAAAACGTCCGCTCCAACGGCTCCGTGCTGACCGACGGCAATACGCAGCTCGCGGCCCTCTACTACGTCGATCCACGTCGTTTCTCCAACGAGGAAACCGATGTCGATCTGACCGCGGGCCTGTCCGCCCGCGTGCTCGAGCAGAACATGACGGTCTCTGCGCCGGAATCAATCACGCCGCAGACCGAAGAATTCGCCGACGACGTCCTTCCGGTGCGCGCGGATACACCGATCGCCAAGGCGCTGACGGATTCAGGCTACCCACAGCAATATGCCGATGGCATTGCCAACTATATCTCGCAGCAACTCGGCGCCAGCGATCTCGAAAAGGGTGACGTGCTGCGCATCGGCATCATCCAGAAGGGCGAACAGGCAAAGATCATCCGGGCTAGCGTCTACCGCGGCACGCGCCATCTCGTCACCGTGGCTCTCGACGACAAGGGCAAGTATGTGCCCGGTAGCGAGCCGCCGATGCTGGATGCGATCGCCACGGCCTTCGATGACAATACCTTCGCTCCGCCGCCCGGACAGAACCTGCCGCGCGTCTATGACGGCATCTATCGTGCCGCCCTTTCCTATGGCATGACCAAGGACATGACCGCGCTGATCATCAAGCTGCTCGCAAGCAATGTCGATTTCCAGGCGCAGCTGAGACCGACCGATAAGCTGGAAGCCTTCTTCTCCGTCGCCGACAGCACCGGCCAGGCGACCGAGGATTCCGAACTGCTCTACGTCAACGCCCGTTTCGGCGATACGCAGACGCGCTTCTATCGTTTCCAGGATCCCGACGACGGTACGGTCGATTATTTCGACGAGAACGGCAAGAGCATCCGCCAGTTCCTGCTGCGCAATCCGGTTCCGAACGGCATTTTCAAATCGGGCTTCGGCATGCGCCGCCACCCGATCCTCGGTTTCGCCCGAATGCATACCGGCGTCGATTGGGCGGCACCGCGTGGCACAGCGATCATCGCCGCCGGCAACGGCACGGTCGAAAAAGCCGGCTGGGATTCCGGCGGCTACGGCAACCAGACGATCATCCGCCATGCCAACGGCTATGAATCCTCCTACAATCACCAGAGCGCCATCGCCAAAGGCGTCGTTCCCGGCGCGAAAATACGTCAGGGCCAGGTGATCGGCTGGGTCGGCACGACGGGTGAATCCACTGGCCCGCACCTGCATTACGAGCTGATCGTCAACGGCACCAAGGTAGATCCGCTGCGCATCCGCCTGCCGGGCGGCAAATCGCTGCAGGGCGAGCCGCTGGCGAAATTCGAAGACGAGCGAAAGCGTATCGATACGCTGCTGAACAACCAGACGCCGGATCAGGTGGCGAGCAAGTAA